The candidate division TA06 bacterium DNA window AGGGGATTCAATGAAAGCAGAATTCACTGCTATTATTGAAGCCGCCCCTGAGGGCGGCTACTGGGCTATTTGCCCGGAGGTGCCTGGAGCCAACGGACAAGGCGAGACAATCAAGGAAACAAAGAATAGTTTACGGCAAGCTATTGAATTGATTCTGGAAGATCGCAAGGCGGACATCCTGCGCGGCCTGCCCGAGGATGCCATTCAGGATACGGTGCTGATTGGATGAAACGGCGGGATATGGAACGCAAATTGCGGATGGCCGGCTGTTACTTAAAGCGGGAAGGCAGTTCTCATGCTCTTTGGATCAATCCGAAAAGCGGGGTTGCGGAAGCGGTTCCACGGCACCCGGAGATCAAGGAGCCATTGGCAAAGAAGATTCTGAAGAATCTAAATGTAGAATGTAAGAAGTTGGTTTGAATTGCCACGACCTGAAGGTCGTGGCAACTAAGGTCGTGGCAACTAAGGTCGTGGCTAAGGGTTGGGGGTTAGAAATATATGATTATCCCATCTATTCAGGAAAGAACTATAAGAGAGTTGGAGGTTCTAAACTCAACCCCTTCACTTCCCCTTCTCTTGCATCATGTTAGTCCGAATTTGTCTAAGAGAAGGGGACACAGAGGGGATGAGTTCGAAAGTTATTTAGAAATATTCATCCGGCCCAGGGATCAGGCCCAACCGTCCTGCGGTAGCCCGCAGGACGGTTTCTTTTGACCTCACCCTGCCTTTCCTCCTCCGCTAAAGCGGAGTTTACCCCGTTACAAAACGGGGGCGGACAAGTCGGCGACCCTCTCCTAATGGCCCACTTCGCCGTAGTAGCCATTATTATTGCTGCCTGCTACGTAGGCTGAACGTTAGGAGAGGGCCTGCACTGAGTGGAGCAGTTTATTATGGCAAACGAATGGGGGGAGGGGTGAGGTCAAAAAAACATTTGAGCCTCGCCCCAAAATAAGGTATAATCATTTAACATGAGCAAAATCTTGAAATCCATAGCCGGGATGTCCTTGGGCACCCTATTCTCTCGCTTGACCGGGTTCGTCAAATGGGCGGCGCTGGGGGCGGCGCTGGGCTTTACCCCCCTGGCCGACGCTTACAACCTGGCCCATGTGCTGCCCACCATGATCTACGAGCTGATCCTAGGCGGGATCCTCTCGGCGGTGTTTATCCCGGTGATCGTGGAACAGCTTTCGGAACACGATCCAAAAGAGGCCTGGCTCAACATCAGCCAGGTGATCAACGTCGGACTGATAGTGATGGCCGCCACCACTGCGCTGTGCTTTGCGGCCGCGCCCCTTTTGGTCTACCTCCAGACCCTCAAGGCACTGGCCGCCACCCGGGAACAGGCGCTGTTCTTCTTTTGGTTATTCATCCCCCAAATCTTCTTCTACGGGCTTTCGGCCATCGGCGGGGGGATCTTAAACGCCCGGGGGAAATTCGCCGCAGTAGCCTATGCCCCGGTAGCCAACAATCTAATGGTCATCGCCGCCCTGTTCGCTTATAAACTTTTCCCCTGGTTCGGTACGGCCGGGCTGGCCATCGGCACCAGCTTCGGGGCGCTGGCCCAGGCGCTGCTGCTCCTTCCCGGCCTTAAAGCCTGCGGCTTTAAATACCACGGCACCGTGAACTTCAAACACCCGGCGGTGGTCAAGACCTTCAAACTTTCCCTGCCGGTGATATTATACGTGGCCTTCAACCAGTTGAACCTAAGCGTCCAGAACAACCTGGCCATCGGCATTGAAGGCGGGGTCTCGGCCCTGCAGTACGCCTTCGCCTTTTACATCCTGCCCCACGGGCTGCTGGCGGTGTCCATTGGGGCCGTGCTGCTGCCGGGGCTTTCCCAAATGGCGGCCAAGAAGGAATGGCAGGATTTCGCCGGCGCCGTCCACCGGGGGATAAGCTGGAGCGCGCTCGGCATCATCCCGTCAATGGCGGCGCTGATCACCTGCAGTTTCCCCATCGTCCAGTCGCTGATGCAGCATGGGCGCTTCCAGGCCGCCGACAGCCTGATGCTGGCCCGGGTGCTGTCCCTGTATTCGCTGGGCTTGTTCTCGTTCACATTGTATCTTTTTTTGAACCGGGTTTTTTATTCCCTGCAGGACACCAGGACCCCGATGATCCTGAACTTCACCGGCAATGTCTTCAATTCGGCCTTCAACCTGCTGGTGGTGGGGAAACTGGGCGTAAACGGCCTGGCTTTGGGGCACGTCGCCGCCTATAC harbors:
- a CDS encoding type II toxin-antitoxin system HicB family antitoxin, whose translation is MKAEFTAIIEAAPEGGYWAICPEVPGANGQGETIKETKNSLRQAIELILEDRKADILRGLPEDAIQDTVLIG
- the murJ gene encoding murein biosynthesis integral membrane protein MurJ yields the protein MSKILKSIAGMSLGTLFSRLTGFVKWAALGAALGFTPLADAYNLAHVLPTMIYELILGGILSAVFIPVIVEQLSEHDPKEAWLNISQVINVGLIVMAATTALCFAAAPLLVYLQTLKALAATREQALFFFWLFIPQIFFYGLSAIGGGILNARGKFAAVAYAPVANNLMVIAALFAYKLFPWFGTAGLAIGTSFGALAQALLLLPGLKACGFKYHGTVNFKHPAVVKTFKLSLPVILYVAFNQLNLSVQNNLAIGIEGGVSALQYAFAFYILPHGLLAVSIGAVLLPGLSQMAAKKEWQDFAGAVHRGISWSALGIIPSMAALITCSFPIVQSLMQHGRFQAADSLMLARVLSLYSLGLFSFTLYLFLNRVFYSLQDTRTPMILNFTGNVFNSAFNLLVVGKLGVNGLALGHVAAYTLIAVLSLGLISSRIKEIKLLALLPVLLKTTAASLLVGLMGWGLSIAWQRWIGGGHFGPKIFYLAALLLVLGAVYLMLARLFRITEMMEMFKMLRPAAKPEKPL
- a CDS encoding type II toxin-antitoxin system HicA family toxin, encoding MKRRDMERKLRMAGCYLKREGSSHALWINPKSGVAEAVPRHPEIKEPLAKKILKNLNVECKKLV